A part of Streptomyces sp. NBC_00557 genomic DNA contains:
- a CDS encoding aminoglycoside phosphotransferase family protein, whose product MVFEPPPRLVRALGETAPDGDDWLARLPALAEQAVAGRELTVERVQVPGGRSSLVVLVRRPDGTPAVLKLAPPRARPESERAALAHWGGLGAVQLLEDGAEEGVLLLERLHPDVSVRSLPEAKALLEAAGTLRRLWVAPPAGHPFETVAERTGRQAAAMRAGAEAEPEVAPLVDAALAARDELVAAPPEHQLLHGTFRQSKVLAGERRPWLAVGPDPVVGECAFDLARLVRDRVDDLIAAPSGPATTRRRIKRLAESLEVDQDRLRGWTLFRAVESGVRALRVGRPKDGELLLEFAGWL is encoded by the coding sequence ATGGTTTTCGAACCGCCGCCGCGCCTGGTACGGGCGCTCGGTGAGACGGCGCCGGACGGGGACGACTGGCTCGCCCGGCTGCCCGCGCTCGCCGAACAGGCCGTGGCCGGGCGCGAGTTGACCGTGGAGCGGGTGCAGGTGCCGGGCGGCCGCAGCAGTCTGGTGGTGCTGGTACGGCGCCCGGACGGCACCCCTGCCGTGCTGAAGCTGGCCCCGCCCCGGGCCCGCCCGGAGAGCGAGCGCGCGGCGCTGGCGCACTGGGGCGGCCTGGGCGCCGTACAGCTGCTGGAGGACGGCGCGGAGGAGGGCGTGCTGCTGCTGGAGCGGCTGCACCCCGATGTGTCGGTGCGGTCGCTGCCGGAGGCGAAGGCGCTGCTGGAGGCCGCGGGCACGCTCCGGCGGCTGTGGGTCGCGCCGCCCGCCGGTCACCCCTTCGAGACGGTCGCGGAGCGCACGGGGCGGCAGGCCGCGGCGATGCGGGCCGGCGCGGAGGCCGAGCCCGAGGTGGCGCCGCTGGTCGACGCGGCGCTCGCGGCCCGGGACGAGCTGGTCGCCGCCCCGCCCGAGCACCAGTTGCTGCACGGCACGTTCCGCCAGAGCAAGGTCCTCGCCGGGGAGCGGAGGCCGTGGCTCGCGGTGGGGCCGGACCCGGTGGTCGGCGAGTGCGCGTTCGACCTGGCGCGGCTGGTGCGCGACCGCGTGGACGACCTGATCGCGGCCCCCTCCGGCCCGGCGACGACCCGGCGCCGCATCAAGCGTCTCGCCGAGTCCCTGGAGGTCGACCAGGACCGCCTGCGCGGCTGGACCCTGTTCCGCGCGGTGGAGTCGGGTGTGCGCGCGCTGCGGGTGGGGCGGCCGAAGGACGGGGAGCTGCTGCTGGAGTTCGCGGGCTGGCTGTGA
- a CDS encoding ferritin-like domain-containing protein → MSGGAKRAELTALQAALAAEHAAVYGYGVVGGRIGAARRSEARAAYDAHRARRDALTREVRDLGGEPVAANAAYALPFPVPDAPAAVRLAARLEERVAGVYADLVRAATGVRRASAAAALREAAVRAVRWSGESVAFPGLAERAGEGTGTAGATPSASAPVTP, encoded by the coding sequence GTGAGCGGCGGGGCGAAGCGGGCCGAGCTGACGGCCCTGCAGGCGGCGCTGGCCGCGGAGCACGCGGCGGTGTACGGCTACGGCGTCGTCGGCGGCAGGATCGGCGCGGCGCGCCGGAGCGAGGCGCGGGCGGCCTACGACGCGCACCGGGCGCGCCGCGACGCGCTGACCCGGGAGGTCCGCGACCTGGGCGGCGAGCCGGTCGCCGCGAACGCCGCCTACGCGCTGCCGTTCCCGGTGCCGGACGCGCCCGCCGCCGTACGGCTCGCCGCCCGGCTGGAGGAGCGGGTGGCCGGCGTCTACGCGGACCTGGTGCGGGCGGCGACGGGCGTGCGGCGCGCCTCGGCCGCCGCGGCGCTGCGCGAGGCCGCGGTGCGCGCGGTGCGCTGGAGCGGGGAGAGCGTAGCCTTCCCTGGGCTCGCCGAGCGGGCCGGCGAGGGGACGGGCACGGCCGGTGCCACCCCGTCGGCCTCCGCACCGGTGACACCCTGA
- a CDS encoding GNAT family N-acetyltransferase, protein MDLVIGPLDLAAHVDEALAVQAVAFGLGPDEVAVRRQIVQRHMQFPGARALGATAGGRLVGFVYGMPNSRTHWWSTVVEPYLRANGNDHWLDDSFVITELHVHPDHQNRGIGRALITTITDGAAEPRSILSAIDTDSPARGLYFSLGYVDLARQVHFPSAPKPYAVMGAHLPLRRK, encoded by the coding sequence ATGGACCTCGTGATCGGCCCCCTGGACCTCGCAGCCCACGTCGACGAGGCCCTCGCCGTCCAAGCCGTCGCCTTCGGCCTCGGCCCGGACGAGGTCGCCGTACGCCGTCAGATCGTCCAGCGCCACATGCAGTTCCCGGGTGCCCGGGCCCTCGGCGCGACCGCGGGCGGCCGGCTCGTGGGGTTCGTGTACGGCATGCCCAACTCCCGCACCCACTGGTGGTCCACGGTCGTGGAGCCCTACCTCCGCGCCAACGGCAACGACCACTGGCTCGACGACTCCTTCGTGATCACCGAGCTGCACGTCCACCCCGACCACCAGAACCGCGGCATCGGCCGCGCCCTGATCACCACGATCACGGACGGCGCGGCCGAACCCCGCTCGATCCTCTCCGCGATCGACACCGACAGCCCCGCCCGCGGCCTGTACTTCTCCCTCGGCTATGTCGATCTCGCCCGCCAGGTGCACTTCCCGAGCGCGCCCAAGCCGTACGCGGTGATGGGCGCCCACCTGCCCCTGCGCCGCAAGTGA
- a CDS encoding proline--tRNA ligase, with product MANAPVQRMSQLMAKTLRDDPADAEVLSHKLLVRAGYVRRTAAGIWSWLPLGMKVLSNVERIVREEMDAIGAQEVSLPALLPREPYEATGRWDEYGQELFRLKDRKGGDYLLGPTHEEIFTLLVKDQCTSYKDLPVVLYQIQTKFRDEARPRAGILRGREFLMKDSYSFDLADEGLAQSYALHRQAYQRIFERLGLDYRICAATAGAMGGSKSEEFLAPAEAGEDTFADCPNCDFAANTEAISYGLKAVDGSAVPALEEIPTPDTPTIETLAASLGVPASATLKNLLVKVDGEIVAVGVPGDREVDLDKVEAHFAPAVVEMVTEADFAGRPDLVRGYVGPQGLGEKVKYIADPRVAPGTAWITGANKEHTHAKNVVAGRDFEVDEYVDVVVVQEGDPCPKCGTGLKLDRAIEIGHIFQLGRKYTDALKLDVLGQNGKPVRVTMGSYGIGVSRAVAAIAEQSADEHGLVWPKEVAPADVHVVAAGKALQTELALDVAEKLAAAGVRVLVDDRAGVSPGVKFTDAELIGVPQILVAGRRSGEGVVELKDRKTGEREELTVEDAIARLTA from the coding sequence ATGGCGAACGCACCGGTCCAGCGCATGTCCCAGTTGATGGCGAAGACCCTGCGCGACGACCCGGCGGACGCCGAGGTCCTCAGCCACAAGCTTCTCGTCCGCGCCGGCTACGTCCGCCGCACGGCCGCCGGCATCTGGAGCTGGCTGCCGCTCGGCATGAAGGTCCTCTCCAACGTGGAGCGGATCGTCCGCGAGGAGATGGACGCCATCGGCGCCCAGGAGGTCTCCCTCCCCGCCCTGCTGCCGCGCGAGCCCTACGAGGCGACCGGCCGCTGGGACGAGTACGGCCAGGAGCTGTTCCGGCTCAAGGACCGCAAGGGCGGCGACTACCTGCTGGGCCCCACCCACGAGGAGATCTTCACCCTCCTGGTCAAGGACCAGTGCACGTCCTACAAGGACCTGCCGGTGGTCCTCTACCAGATCCAGACCAAGTTCCGGGACGAGGCCCGCCCCCGCGCCGGCATCCTGCGCGGCCGTGAGTTCCTGATGAAGGACTCGTACTCCTTCGACCTGGCGGACGAGGGCCTCGCCCAGTCCTACGCCCTGCACCGCCAGGCCTACCAGCGCATCTTCGAGCGCCTCGGCCTGGACTACCGCATCTGCGCGGCCACCGCCGGCGCCATGGGCGGCTCGAAGTCCGAGGAGTTCCTGGCCCCCGCCGAGGCCGGCGAGGACACCTTCGCGGACTGCCCGAACTGCGACTTCGCCGCCAACACGGAGGCGATCAGCTACGGGTTGAAGGCGGTGGACGGCTCCGCCGTGCCCGCGCTCGAGGAGATCCCGACCCCCGACACCCCGACCATCGAGACCCTGGCCGCCTCCCTCGGCGTCCCCGCCTCCGCCACGCTGAAGAACCTGCTGGTGAAGGTGGACGGCGAGATCGTCGCCGTCGGCGTCCCCGGTGACCGCGAGGTGGACCTGGACAAGGTCGAGGCGCACTTCGCCCCGGCGGTCGTCGAGATGGTCACCGAGGCGGACTTCGCGGGCCGCCCGGACCTGGTGCGCGGTTACGTCGGCCCGCAGGGCCTGGGCGAGAAGGTGAAGTACATCGCCGACCCGCGCGTGGCCCCCGGCACCGCCTGGATCACCGGCGCCAACAAGGAGCACACCCACGCGAAGAACGTCGTCGCCGGGCGTGACTTCGAGGTCGACGAGTACGTGGACGTCGTGGTCGTGCAGGAGGGCGACCCCTGCCCGAAGTGCGGCACCGGCCTGAAGCTGGACCGCGCCATCGAGATCGGCCACATCTTCCAGCTGGGCCGCAAGTACACCGACGCCCTCAAGCTCGACGTCCTCGGCCAGAACGGCAAGCCGGTCCGGGTCACCATGGGCTCCTACGGCATCGGCGTCTCCCGCGCGGTCGCGGCCATCGCCGAGCAGAGCGCCGACGAGCACGGCCTGGTGTGGCCCAAGGAGGTCGCCCCGGCCGACGTGCACGTGGTCGCCGCCGGCAAGGCCCTGCAGACCGAGCTGGCCCTCGACGTCGCCGAGAAGCTGGCCGCCGCCGGCGTCCGCGTCCTGGTGGACGACCGGGCCGGCGTCTCCCCGGGCGTGAAGTTCACCGACGCCGAGCTGATCGGCGTACCCCAGATCCTGGTCGCCGGCCGCCGCTCCGGCGAGGGCGTCGTGGAACTGAAGGACCGCAAGACCGGCGAGCGCGAGGAGCTGACCGTCGAGGACGCCATCGCCCGCCTGACCGCCTGA
- a CDS encoding GNAT family N-acetyltransferase, whose amino-acid sequence MLTQTTSRVLEPSDLDAALAVLDREPVANAFVTSRVQVAGLDPWRLGGEMWGWYEDGMLTSLCYAGANLVPVCATPRAVRAFADRARRAGRRCSSIVGPAESTAALWSLLEPHWGPAREVRAHQPLMVTDRMPADIAPDPCVRRVRKDEMETIMPACVAMFTEEVGVSPLAGDGGLLYQARVAELVGSGRSFARLDEHGKVVFKAEIGAATHHACQIQGVWVAPEYRGRGLAAPGMAAVLQYALADVAPVVSLYVNDFNTAARRTYRRVGFQEVGAFMSVLF is encoded by the coding sequence GTGTTGACGCAGACGACCTCTCGGGTGCTCGAACCGAGCGACCTTGACGCCGCACTCGCCGTCCTCGACCGCGAGCCGGTCGCGAACGCCTTCGTGACCTCGCGGGTGCAGGTGGCCGGTCTCGACCCGTGGCGGCTCGGCGGCGAGATGTGGGGCTGGTACGAGGACGGCATGCTCACGTCCCTGTGCTACGCCGGCGCCAACCTCGTCCCCGTCTGCGCCACCCCGCGCGCCGTCCGCGCCTTCGCGGACCGGGCCAGGCGAGCCGGCCGCCGCTGCTCCTCCATCGTCGGCCCCGCCGAATCCACCGCCGCGCTGTGGAGCCTGCTCGAACCCCACTGGGGCCCCGCCCGCGAGGTCCGCGCCCACCAGCCCCTGATGGTCACCGACCGCATGCCCGCCGACATCGCCCCGGACCCCTGTGTCCGCCGCGTCCGCAAGGACGAGATGGAGACGATCATGCCGGCGTGCGTGGCGATGTTCACCGAGGAGGTCGGCGTCTCCCCGCTGGCCGGCGACGGCGGGCTGCTGTACCAGGCGCGCGTCGCCGAACTCGTGGGCTCCGGCCGCTCCTTCGCCCGCCTCGACGAGCACGGCAAGGTCGTGTTCAAGGCGGAGATCGGCGCCGCGACGCACCACGCGTGCCAGATCCAGGGCGTGTGGGTGGCCCCCGAGTACCGGGGGAGGGGTCTCGCGGCCCCGGGCATGGCGGCGGTCCTGCAGTACGCGCTCGCGGACGTGGCGCCGGTCGTCAGCCTCTACGTGAACGACTTCAACACCGCGGCCCGCCGAACGTACAGGCGAGTGGGCTTCCAGGAGGTCGGCGCCTTCATGAGCGTCCTGTTCTGA